Proteins encoded together in one Piliocolobus tephrosceles isolate RC106 chromosome 15, ASM277652v3, whole genome shotgun sequence window:
- the MTLN gene encoding LOW QUALITY PROTEIN: mitoregulin (The sequence of the model RefSeq protein was modified relative to this genomic sequence to represent the inferred CDS: inserted 1 base in 1 codon; deleted 2 bases in 1 codon; substituted 1 base at 1 genomic stop codon): MLTNVVRPQQEMLWGFRKXEGGVVQRLGKSSVEGXADGTISEFQEDQRLRLRGACPAALASFLPCAPRLNARRLLTPPPRRRPRCTPAIAMAEVSERTLQLSVLVAFASGVLLGWQANRLRRRYLDWRKRRLQDKLAATQKKLDLA, translated from the exons ATGTTAACTAATGTTGTAAGGCCTCAACAAGAAATGTTGTGGGGGTTCAGGA GGGAAGGCGGGGTCGTCCAAAGGTTGGGAAAGTCTTCAGTTGAAGGCTAGGCAGATGGGACTATTAGTGAGTTTCAAGAGGACCAACGCCTT CGGCTGCGCGGGGCGTGCCCCGCCGCCTTGGCCTCATTTTTGCCCTGCGCCCCACGCTTGAACGCGCGGCGCCTTTTGACCCCGCCGCCGCGCCGTAGACCGCGCTGCACGCCGGCCATCGCCATGGCGGAGGTGTCGGAGAGGACGCTGCAGTTGTCCGTGCTAGTAGCCTTCGCCTCTGGAGTACTCTTGGGCTGGCAGGCGAACCGACTGCGGAGGCGCTACTTGGACTGGAGGAAACGGAGGCTGCAG